Proteins encoded by one window of Magnetospirillum sp. WYHS-4:
- the ubiA gene encoding 4-hydroxybenzoate octaprenyltransferase gives MTEAVKSAASDIPSGHWVDRLVPRPLRPYLRLARVDRPIGTWLLLFPGWWSLALAADGRPDLRLFGLFALGALVMRGAGCTVNDIADRDVDGRVARTATRPIPAGEVTVFQALLFLVVLCSVGLAVLLQFNPIAIMVGGSSLVLIAVYPLMKRVTYWPQAVLGLAFNWGALLGWAAVRGELDWPALALYAGGIFWTLGYDTIYAHQDKEDDILIGVKSTALRLGAATRTWLYGFYGAALAFFGLAGGLAGLAWPFYLGLAVAGLHLGWQAAKVDTDDPRDCLDKFKSNRYFGWLLLGAVLAG, from the coding sequence ATGACGGAAGCGGTCAAGAGTGCGGCGAGCGATATTCCAAGCGGCCACTGGGTGGACCGCCTGGTGCCGCGTCCCCTGCGGCCCTATCTGCGCTTGGCGCGCGTCGATAGGCCCATCGGCACCTGGCTGCTGCTTTTCCCCGGCTGGTGGAGTTTGGCCCTGGCTGCCGACGGCCGCCCCGACCTGCGGCTGTTCGGCCTGTTCGCCTTGGGGGCGCTGGTCATGCGCGGCGCCGGTTGCACGGTCAACGACATCGCCGACCGCGACGTGGACGGCCGGGTGGCCCGCACCGCCACCCGCCCCATTCCGGCCGGCGAGGTGACGGTATTCCAGGCCTTGCTGTTCCTGGTCGTCCTATGTTCCGTCGGCTTGGCGGTGCTGCTTCAATTCAATCCGATCGCCATCATGGTCGGCGGCTCGTCCCTGGTGCTGATCGCCGTCTATCCCTTGATGAAGCGCGTCACCTACTGGCCGCAGGCGGTGCTGGGGCTGGCCTTCAACTGGGGCGCCCTGCTGGGCTGGGCTGCGGTGCGGGGCGAACTGGACTGGCCGGCCCTGGCGCTCTATGCGGGCGGCATCTTCTGGACGCTGGGCTACGACACCATCTACGCCCACCAGGACAAGGAAGACGACATCCTGATCGGCGTGAAGTCCACCGCGCTACGCCTGGGCGCCGCGACCCGGACTTGGCTGTACGGTTTCTACGGTGCGGCGCTCGCCTTCTTCGGGCTGGCCGGAGGCTTGGCCGGCCTCGCTTGGCCCTTCTACCTGGGTCTCGCCGTGGCCGGCCTTCATTTGGGTTGGCAGGCCGCCAAGGTCGACACCGACGATCCTCGCGACTGCCTCGACAAATTCAAGTCCAACCGCTATTTCGGCTGGCTCCTGCTGGGGGCGGTGTTGGCCGGGTGA
- a CDS encoding TolC family outer membrane protein, whose amino-acid sequence MCLHALAASAELVLMDELTGLLKTHPQIQAAEKSRAAQNKAVDRAESKFWPTVSATGDAGPEYVSNPTTRTDAQLDREWRRTRNVAGVTVSKNLFDGGVVASAVKSARLNHEVADLTLEATRQATLFEGTNAYINVLRQRRLIQLSRQAEDNVQKQLQLEDERVQRGSGVAVDVLEAKRRLQTAKERRVTYEGALADAVSKYNQIFAHSPDVEAMVDPTPPIELLPSDLDKAIEIALRENPAVDNAAVAVEVAREAREVVDAQYLPTIDLVGKANYEKHKNATLGTRRDYFVGVQATWDMFTGFSTQHAASQAAFSYGASKDTALHMGRKVTEQTRLAWQALLTARERVQLLENAVNIAHEVWISRQKLRESGKETVINVLDAENEVSNAQINYTAAAYDERVAVFQVLLAMGRLSPRFLGIVE is encoded by the coding sequence GTGTGCCTGCATGCGCTGGCGGCATCGGCCGAACTGGTGCTGATGGACGAACTGACCGGCCTGCTCAAGACCCATCCCCAGATCCAGGCCGCCGAGAAATCCCGCGCCGCCCAGAACAAGGCCGTCGACAGGGCCGAATCCAAGTTCTGGCCGACCGTGTCCGCCACCGGCGACGCCGGTCCCGAGTATGTCAGCAATCCTACCACCCGCACGGACGCCCAGCTCGACAGGGAATGGCGGCGGACCCGCAATGTGGCGGGAGTGACGGTGAGCAAGAACCTGTTCGACGGCGGCGTGGTGGCATCGGCCGTCAAATCGGCACGCCTGAACCACGAGGTCGCCGACCTGACACTGGAAGCGACCCGGCAGGCCACCCTTTTCGAAGGCACCAACGCCTATATCAACGTTCTTCGGCAACGCCGGCTGATCCAGCTTTCGCGCCAAGCCGAGGACAACGTCCAGAAGCAGCTCCAGTTGGAAGACGAACGAGTGCAGCGCGGTTCGGGCGTCGCGGTGGACGTCCTGGAAGCCAAGCGCCGGTTGCAGACCGCCAAGGAGCGCCGGGTCACCTACGAAGGCGCTCTGGCCGATGCCGTCAGCAAGTACAATCAGATATTCGCCCATTCTCCCGATGTCGAGGCGATGGTCGACCCGACGCCGCCCATCGAACTGCTGCCGTCGGACCTCGACAAGGCCATCGAAATCGCCTTGAGGGAGAACCCGGCGGTGGATAACGCCGCGGTGGCTGTCGAAGTGGCGCGCGAGGCCCGCGAAGTGGTGGACGCCCAGTACCTGCCGACTATCGATCTGGTGGGCAAGGCCAATTACGAGAAGCATAAGAACGCCACCCTGGGGACAAGGCGCGACTATTTCGTCGGCGTCCAGGCCACCTGGGACATGTTCACGGGCTTTTCGACCCAACATGCGGCGAGCCAGGCGGCTTTCAGCTACGGGGCCAGCAAGGACACGGCCCTGCACATGGGCCGCAAGGTGACCGAACAGACGCGGCTGGCATGGCAGGCCCTGCTGACCGCCCGCGAACGCGTCCAGTTGCTGGAAAATGCGGTCAACATCGCCCACGAAGTCTGGATTTCACGCCAGAAGCTGCGCGAGTCGGGCAAGGAGACCGTGATCAACGTGCTGGACGCCGAGAACGAAGTCAGCAACGCTCAGATCAACTACACGGCCGCCGCCTACGACGAACGCGTCGCCGTGTTCCAGGTCCTGCTGGCCATGGGCCGCCTCAGTCCCCGTTTCCTCGGCATCGTCGAATAG
- a CDS encoding 16S rRNA (uracil(1498)-N(3))-methyltransferase produces the protein MASDTKARLFVSAPLAEGAEIAPAPNQAHYLAHVLRLATGDAVALFNGRDGEWRATAISFGKNKALLRVETQFRPQVSEPDIWLAFAPLKKDRTDFLVEKATELGVARLLPVFTRHTAAGRVNRDRLAAQAVEAAEQCERLSVPDVAEPCSLDRLLESWPPSRLLFVSDETGGGGPLADALAARPDLASWGLLVGPEGGFATMELDGLARYSLVVKIGLGPRILRAETAALAALAIGQAFRGDWTKKPRS, from the coding sequence ATGGCTTCCGACACCAAGGCACGGCTGTTCGTCTCCGCCCCGCTGGCCGAAGGCGCCGAAATCGCGCCCGCGCCCAACCAGGCGCATTACCTCGCCCACGTCCTGCGTCTCGCCACCGGAGACGCCGTCGCCCTGTTCAACGGCCGCGACGGCGAATGGCGGGCGACCGCCATTTCGTTCGGCAAGAACAAAGCGCTGTTGCGGGTCGAGACCCAGTTTCGGCCCCAGGTTTCCGAGCCCGACATCTGGCTGGCCTTCGCGCCGCTCAAGAAGGATCGCACCGACTTCCTGGTGGAAAAGGCGACCGAATTGGGCGTCGCCCGCCTGCTGCCGGTCTTCACCCGCCATACCGCCGCCGGACGGGTGAACCGGGACCGCCTGGCGGCGCAGGCCGTGGAAGCGGCGGAACAATGCGAACGCTTGTCGGTGCCCGATGTGGCGGAGCCGTGCTCCCTTGATCGGCTCCTGGAATCCTGGCCGCCGAGCCGGCTGCTTTTCGTCTCCGACGAAACGGGCGGCGGCGGCCCCTTGGCCGACGCCCTGGCGGCGCGGCCGGACTTGGCTTCCTGGGGCTTGCTGGTCGGGCCGGAAGGGGGATTCGCCACGATGGAGCTTGACGGGTTGGCCCGTTATTCCCTTGTTGTCAAGATCGGCCTGGGGCCGCGCATCCTGCGCGCCGAAACGGCGGCCCTGGCGGCCCTGGCCATCGGTCAGGCCTTCCGGGGCGATTGGACGAAGAAGCCAAGGAGCTAG
- a CDS encoding universal stress protein — MKVYRRILAAIDIDRFGSDVAREAAKLARAQGAALALAHVIDYGRGLDCDHAPFLTPDETEKRLRAEVNLRMAQLALGLGIPDASRLIACGRPCQEVFTLALGWQPELIVVGDRAAHGLGEGGTFFAANAFSRVRADIRVIPQPRQRALREMLDLLAWPTRVIDPRTS; from the coding sequence ATGAAGGTCTATCGACGCATCCTGGCGGCCATCGATATCGACCGGTTCGGAAGCGACGTGGCGCGCGAGGCCGCCAAGTTGGCCCGCGCCCAGGGAGCTGCCTTGGCCCTGGCCCATGTCATCGACTACGGCCGTGGGCTGGACTGCGACCACGCCCCCTTCCTGACACCGGACGAGACGGAAAAAAGGCTGCGTGCCGAGGTCAATCTCCGCATGGCGCAGTTGGCTTTGGGACTGGGGATTCCGGACGCCTCCCGCCTCATCGCCTGTGGCCGGCCTTGCCAGGAGGTCTTCACCTTGGCGCTCGGTTGGCAACCCGAACTCATCGTGGTTGGCGATCGAGCGGCCCATGGTCTGGGTGAAGGCGGTACCTTCTTCGCCGCCAACGCCTTCTCCCGGGTGCGAGCCGACATCAGGGTGATTCCCCAGCCCCGGCAACGGGCCCTTCGGGAAATGCTGGACCTACTTGCCTGGCCGACACGAGTGATCGATCCCAGGACTTCCTGA
- a CDS encoding SulP family inorganic anion transporter: MTIPLLPRAGSPGLDLPSLNFRMPFPAWLPLVGRRTLAADAVAGLTGAVVALPQGVAFATIAGMPPEYGLYAGIVPAIIAALCGSSWHLVSGPTTAASIVLLSALSPFAEPGSAHYVQLALTLTFMVGLLQLTMGAFRLGTLVDFISHSVVIGFTAGAAVLIAANQVTNFFGLPIPRGSHFHEVVVHLVTRIPEIDPAITGVALLTLLTGVLVKRFVPKIPYMIVAILAGSGAAYAANRLGASVPAIGALPSALPPLSAPSLSFDTFRQLAPGALAMTLFALTEAVSISRALAVRSGQQINGNREFIGQGLSNIVGSFFSAYVATGSFNRSGLNYQAGAKTPLAAVFAGLLLAVAVVLLTPLAAYLPTAAMAGVLFLVAWGLIDFHHIRQILKSSRAETAILAVTFFGAILAELEVAILAGVILSLLLYLNRTSRPQILARVPDPANPKRKFTTDPLLPECPQIKIVRLDGSLFFGAVPYVLARLRSVDPGQKHLAMVASGINFIDIAGAEALVQEARRRRDAGGGLYLIGLKEAARHSLHRGGHLEEIGDNNAFRSKTEALAAIQARFERSICKTCDRSVFLECDALRGCIACPSNAAEGAGTR, from the coding sequence ATGACGATACCGCTGCTGCCCAGGGCCGGCTCCCCCGGCCTTGACCTCCCCTCCCTCAATTTCCGCATGCCCTTTCCCGCTTGGTTGCCGCTGGTCGGCCGCCGTACCCTGGCGGCCGACGCCGTGGCCGGGCTGACCGGCGCCGTCGTCGCCCTACCTCAAGGCGTCGCCTTCGCTACCATCGCCGGCATGCCTCCCGAATATGGGCTCTACGCCGGCATCGTGCCGGCCATCATCGCCGCGCTCTGCGGATCGTCCTGGCACTTGGTTTCCGGACCGACGACCGCAGCTTCCATCGTGCTGCTCTCGGCTCTCAGCCCGTTTGCCGAACCGGGCAGCGCCCACTATGTCCAACTCGCTCTGACACTAACCTTCATGGTCGGCCTACTGCAGTTGACGATGGGTGCCTTCCGCCTTGGAACGCTGGTCGATTTCATTTCCCATTCGGTGGTGATCGGCTTCACTGCCGGCGCCGCGGTGTTGATCGCCGCCAACCAAGTGACGAACTTCTTCGGCTTACCTATTCCGCGTGGGAGCCATTTTCACGAAGTGGTGGTCCACCTAGTCACCCGCATCCCCGAGATCGATCCGGCAATCACCGGAGTGGCGCTCCTTACCCTTTTGACCGGCGTGCTGGTGAAACGCTTCGTGCCTAAGATTCCCTACATGATCGTGGCGATCCTGGCTGGCAGCGGCGCCGCCTATGCCGCCAACCGGCTGGGCGCTTCGGTTCCGGCCATCGGTGCCCTGCCGTCCGCGCTGCCGCCCCTGTCGGCGCCGTCCTTGTCGTTCGATACCTTTCGGCAGTTGGCGCCCGGCGCGCTGGCCATGACTCTCTTCGCCCTGACCGAGGCGGTATCTATCTCCCGAGCGCTCGCGGTACGTAGCGGCCAGCAGATCAACGGCAACCGAGAATTCATCGGCCAGGGACTGTCGAATATCGTAGGAAGCTTCTTTTCCGCCTACGTGGCCACCGGCTCGTTCAATCGCAGCGGGCTCAACTATCAGGCCGGCGCAAAGACGCCGCTGGCCGCCGTGTTCGCCGGCCTGTTGCTGGCGGTGGCCGTTGTGCTGCTTACCCCCCTCGCAGCCTATCTTCCCACCGCAGCAATGGCCGGCGTTCTTTTCCTTGTAGCCTGGGGCCTAATCGACTTTCATCACATCCGCCAGATACTGAAAAGCAGCCGCGCCGAGACGGCGATCCTCGCCGTGACTTTCTTCGGCGCCATCCTCGCCGAACTGGAGGTCGCCATCCTGGCTGGCGTCATCCTGTCCTTGCTGCTTTACCTCAATCGCACCTCGCGCCCGCAGATCTTGGCGCGCGTTCCCGATCCGGCCAATCCAAAGCGCAAGTTCACCACCGACCCGCTGCTGCCTGAATGCCCGCAGATCAAGATCGTCCGTCTCGACGGCTCCCTGTTCTTCGGAGCGGTGCCTTATGTTCTTGCGCGCCTGAGAAGCGTTGATCCGGGGCAGAAGCATTTGGCGATGGTGGCGTCGGGAATCAACTTCATCGATATCGCCGGCGCCGAGGCCCTTGTCCAGGAAGCCCGGCGGCGACGCGACGCGGGCGGCGGACTCTATCTGATCGGACTCAAGGAAGCGGCCCGCCATTCCCTGCACCGCGGCGGGCATCTCGAAGAAATCGGGGACAACAACGCATTCCGTTCGAAAACCGAGGCTCTGGCCGCCATCCAGGCCCGCTTCGAGCGGAGCATCTGCAAGACCTGTGATCGCAGTGTGTTTCTTGAATGCGATGCCCTGCGCGGCTGCATCGCTTGTCCTTCCAACGCCGCCGAGGGGGCGGGGACCCGATGA